One Flavobacterium lipolyticum DNA segment encodes these proteins:
- the map gene encoding type I methionyl aminopeptidase, giving the protein MSITKESELLGMQKASDAVAYTLKEMIDYAQPGMSTKELDQYGAKILSDFGAKSAPHLTYGFPGWNCISVGNEFCHGIPSVKRILKEGDLINIDVSAELDGFWADNGASFVLGKDIRQHQKIVNASREILEKAINNIKDGVKISDIGYIMETEAKRRGFKIIKNLSGHGIGRSLHEQPDEILNYRNRFDQRRFKKNAVVAIETFISTNSTYAIELNDGWTMVGNNGGFMAQHEHTIVVTDGKPIILTEKNGIFN; this is encoded by the coding sequence ATGTCAATAACAAAAGAATCGGAGTTATTAGGAATGCAAAAAGCAAGTGATGCTGTTGCCTATACTCTCAAAGAAATGATAGATTATGCTCAGCCTGGAATGAGTACAAAAGAGCTCGACCAATACGGAGCAAAAATTTTATCTGATTTTGGAGCAAAGTCTGCACCACATTTGACTTATGGCTTTCCAGGTTGGAACTGTATAAGTGTTGGTAATGAATTTTGTCACGGAATTCCTTCTGTGAAAAGAATTCTAAAAGAAGGCGATCTAATAAACATTGACGTTTCAGCAGAACTTGACGGATTTTGGGCAGATAATGGAGCTTCATTCGTTTTAGGAAAAGACATTCGCCAACATCAAAAAATTGTTAATGCTTCAAGAGAAATCTTAGAAAAAGCAATTAATAATATAAAGGACGGTGTTAAAATTTCGGATATTGGATACATAATGGAAACGGAAGCAAAAAGAAGAGGCTTTAAAATCATTAAAAATCTAAGCGGGCACGGAATTGGAAGAAGTTTACACGAACAACCTGATGAAATTTTGAATTATAGAAATCGTTTTGATCAAAGACGATTTAAGAAGAATGCCGTAGTAGCAATTGAGACTTTTATTTCAACTAATTCAACATATGCTATAGAATTAAATGACGGCTGGACAATGGTTGGGAACAATGGTGGTTTTATGGCACAACACGAGCACACAATTGTTGTAACGGACGGAAAACCGATAATACTAACAGAAAAAAACGGAATTTTTAACTAA
- a CDS encoding DDE-type integrase/transposase/recombinase, which yields MDETDIKVKGIWYYLYRAVDKSGNTVDFLLIKRRQRMSAQSFLIMAINNKYNPILRYYCIESIVFC from the coding sequence ATGGATGAGACCGATATAAAAGTTAAAGGTATTTGGTATTATTTGTATAGGGCTGTAGATAAATCGGGTAACACAGTAGATTTTCTTCTGATTAAAAGAAGACAGAGAATGAGTGCCCAATCATTTCTAATTATGGCAATAAATAATAAGTACAACCCAATTTTGAGATACTATTGTATTGAATCAATAGTATTTTGTTAA
- a CDS encoding IS6 family transposase — MNAKGHCYPKVIILQAVYFKLRFKSRFKLSCRDVEEIMKMRGIQVDHATIQRWVFKFAPIMEFQMKKREIRAGMS; from the coding sequence ATGAATGCCAAAGGTCACTGTTATCCCAAAGTTATTATTCTTCAGGCTGTTTATTTCAAATTGAGATTTAAATCGAGATTTAAATTGAGTTGCAGGGATGTTGAAGAAATAATGAAAATGCGCGGAATACAGGTTGATCATGCTACGATTCAGCGTTGGGTATTTAAATTTGCTCCAATCATGGAATTTCAAATGAAAAAGAGAGAGATTAGAGCGGGAATGAGCTAG
- a CDS encoding alkaline phosphatase family protein — protein sequence MQQTVVINVVGLTSSLLQNPDLFLHQWQKRKGNLSIIEPVLPALTCSAQATYLTGKWPSEHGIVGNGWYDRNDMEVKMWKQSNKLVQSPKIWDLAREIDPSFTCANLFWWYNMYSDANFTVTPRPQYWADGQKKPDCYSKPSDLRDRLQAQLGTFPLFDFWGPKTTIRSSQWIANAAKLVYQWHNPTLTLIYLPHLDYCCQKFQPGSPEINEDVKAIDKVCKDLIEYFESKGTEVVVLSEYGITEVNNPIHINRFLRTHGYLQIREERGLELLDTGECKAFALADHQIAHLYVKENEDIVELKELIQKIPGIAKVLDSKGKKEHHLDHERSGDLVLVADHNSWFTYYYWMEDNKAPDFARTVEIHKKIGYDPVELFLDPKQRFILPHILFKLIKKKLGFRTLMNVIPLDASLVKGSHGCIPDKKEDKPILITKNKLPNKVESNFICQYILNIVFKSKQDMLTKTTDLEMEELS from the coding sequence ATGCAGCAAACAGTCGTTATAAATGTAGTAGGACTTACGAGTTCCCTACTTCAAAATCCGGATCTTTTTTTGCATCAATGGCAAAAGAGAAAGGGGAATTTAAGTATTATTGAACCAGTACTTCCGGCGCTCACCTGTTCAGCTCAGGCGACTTACTTAACCGGAAAATGGCCTTCGGAACATGGGATTGTGGGAAATGGATGGTACGACAGGAATGATATGGAGGTAAAAATGTGGAAACAGTCAAATAAACTGGTACAATCACCAAAAATATGGGATTTAGCAAGGGAAATAGATCCGTCATTTACTTGTGCTAATTTGTTTTGGTGGTACAATATGTATTCTGATGCTAATTTTACAGTGACACCGCGTCCGCAATATTGGGCAGATGGACAGAAGAAGCCTGATTGTTATTCAAAACCCTCTGACTTACGGGATCGTCTCCAGGCTCAACTGGGAACATTTCCTCTTTTTGATTTTTGGGGACCAAAAACAACAATCCGTTCCAGCCAATGGATCGCCAATGCTGCAAAACTTGTTTACCAATGGCATAATCCGACACTAACTTTAATCTACTTACCACATTTAGATTACTGCTGTCAAAAGTTTCAACCCGGGTCACCCGAAATCAATGAAGATGTAAAAGCGATTGACAAAGTATGCAAAGACTTAATCGAATATTTTGAAAGTAAGGGGACGGAAGTTGTTGTTTTGTCTGAGTATGGTATTACTGAAGTTAACAATCCCATACATATTAATCGATTTTTACGCACACACGGATATTTGCAAATACGAGAAGAACGAGGATTAGAATTACTGGATACCGGGGAATGTAAGGCTTTTGCATTGGCAGACCATCAAATTGCGCATTTATATGTGAAAGAGAATGAAGATATTGTTGAGCTCAAAGAATTAATTCAGAAGATACCCGGAATTGCAAAAGTATTGGACAGCAAAGGAAAAAAAGAGCACCATCTGGATCACGAACGTTCAGGAGATCTTGTTCTGGTTGCAGATCATAACAGTTGGTTCACCTATTATTACTGGATGGAGGATAACAAGGCCCCCGATTTTGCCCGTACTGTGGAAATTCATAAAAAAATAGGTTATGATCCGGTGGAGTTGTTTTTAGATCCTAAGCAGAGATTTATTTTGCCCCACATCCTTTTTAAATTGATTAAAAAGAAACTGGGGTTTCGCACCCTTATGAATGTTATTCCATTGGACGCCAGTTTGGTTAAAGGATCTCATGGCTGTATTCCGGACAAAAAAGAAGACAAACCGATATTAATCACAAAAAATAAATTGCCAAATAAAGTTGAGAGTAACTTTATTTGCCAGTATATATTAAATATTGTATTTAAATCTAAGCAGGATATGCTGACAAAAACTACAGACTTAGAAATGGAAGAATTATCTTAG
- the eboE gene encoding metabolite traffic protein EboE encodes MLIGSNSHLSYCTNIHAGESWEAVFESVKTYCIPLKKKVSPHKPFGIGLRLSYQAASELIAENHLLIFKDWLQKNEMYVFTMNGFPYGNFHNEVIKDKVHLPDWTSPDRLNYTELLFNILSQLLPPDIEGGISTSPLSYKHWYATENSLTEAKRTATSQLITVVAQLVKIQESKGKMMHLDIEPEPDGIIESSDEYIAFFEDYLLKEGASLLAKNLLCSLIQAQEYIRNHIQLCYDVCHFSIGFEESDEVIRKMQKHGLNIGKLQISAALKCTVSENTTVEQLQKCLKTFDEPTYLHQAVIKTKEGALLKFKDLKNGIEAISRDDFRELRTHFHVPIFVEDYQLLQSTQNDITTILRSWHKNEFTRHLEIETYTWQVLPIHLQTDLDQSIERELKWVLDKL; translated from the coding sequence ATGTTAATTGGTTCCAATAGTCATTTAAGTTACTGTACCAATATTCATGCGGGCGAATCCTGGGAAGCTGTTTTTGAAAGTGTAAAAACGTATTGTATTCCACTTAAAAAGAAAGTCTCTCCACATAAGCCTTTTGGTATAGGTTTACGGCTTTCTTATCAGGCTGCTTCTGAATTGATAGCAGAAAATCATCTTTTGATTTTTAAAGACTGGTTACAGAAAAACGAAATGTATGTATTTACGATGAATGGATTTCCATATGGAAATTTTCATAACGAGGTCATTAAGGATAAAGTTCATTTACCAGATTGGACAAGCCCTGACAGATTAAATTACACAGAGTTGCTTTTTAACATTTTATCGCAACTTTTGCCACCTGATATCGAAGGAGGAATTTCGACTTCACCGCTTTCTTATAAACATTGGTATGCTACCGAAAACAGTTTAACTGAAGCAAAACGAACTGCCACAAGCCAGTTGATCACAGTAGTGGCTCAGTTGGTTAAAATACAGGAATCCAAAGGTAAAATGATGCATTTGGATATAGAACCGGAACCCGATGGCATAATTGAAAGCAGCGACGAATATATCGCTTTTTTCGAGGATTATTTACTTAAGGAAGGAGCTTCATTATTAGCCAAAAATCTTTTATGCAGTTTAATTCAGGCACAAGAATATATTCGTAATCACATACAGCTTTGTTATGATGTCTGCCATTTTTCCATTGGATTTGAAGAAAGTGATGAGGTCATCAGAAAAATGCAAAAGCACGGTTTGAATATTGGCAAATTACAAATTAGTGCCGCGCTCAAATGTACAGTTTCAGAAAATACAACAGTTGAACAACTCCAAAAATGCCTGAAAACTTTTGATGAACCGACCTATCTGCACCAGGCAGTTATTAAAACAAAAGAAGGAGCATTACTCAAATTTAAGGATTTGAAAAATGGAATAGAAGCGATAAGCCGTGATGATTTTCGGGAGCTTCGTACTCATTTTCATGTACCCATATTTGTTGAAGATTATCAGCTCTTGCAATCTACTCAAAATGATATTACAACAATTTTGCGAAGTTGGCACAAAAATGAGTTTACCAGACATCTGGAAATCGAAACCTATACCTGGCAGGTATTGCCGATTCATTTACAAACCGATTTAGATCAATCCATCGAGAGAGAGCTGAAATGGGTACTTGATAAATTGTGA
- a CDS encoding 3-dehydroquinate synthase, whose amino-acid sequence MKQQQILQQNFQVTFNYDIIFSRSLFDTGNTSLIDVIKKEPAFQQPKIAIVIDRGVVETTSQFIANVIHYFNHYQFGISEHSINVVQGGEAVKNSLDVIESVLQLINDNKIDRHSFLIAIGGGAVLDAVGYAAAIAHRGVRLIRIPTTVLSQNDSGVGVKNSMNYFGKKNFLGTFAPPYAVLNDSDFLTTLKERDWRSGISEAIKVALIKDASFFDWIENNAQALNNREVSVMETLIIRCAALHTDHISKNGDPFEKGSSRPLDFGHWAAHKMEQLTNYEITHGEAVAIGIALDVTYSFLIHRIDALSLERILKCFLTLGFAITHPVLDAHLEEVIRGLEEFREHLGGRLTIMLINEIGIGEEVHALDKEIIIQSVQYLNSFCQLNTEVC is encoded by the coding sequence ATGAAACAACAACAGATACTTCAGCAGAATTTTCAGGTCACATTTAATTATGACATTATTTTTAGCCGTTCTTTATTTGATACCGGCAATACCTCACTTATTGATGTGATCAAAAAAGAACCCGCTTTCCAACAGCCCAAAATTGCTATAGTAATAGATAGAGGAGTTGTTGAAACAACAAGTCAGTTCATCGCAAATGTGATTCACTATTTTAATCATTATCAGTTTGGAATTTCAGAACATAGTATCAATGTCGTTCAGGGAGGAGAAGCCGTTAAGAATAGTTTGGATGTTATTGAATCGGTTCTGCAATTAATCAATGACAATAAAATAGACAGGCATTCTTTTCTTATTGCAATAGGAGGGGGCGCTGTACTAGATGCCGTAGGTTATGCTGCGGCAATTGCACATCGCGGTGTACGCCTGATCCGGATACCAACGACTGTTTTATCTCAAAACGATTCGGGAGTTGGGGTAAAGAACAGTATGAATTATTTTGGTAAAAAGAACTTTCTGGGTACATTTGCCCCACCGTATGCAGTACTAAATGATTCTGATTTTTTAACAACGCTAAAGGAACGGGACTGGCGATCCGGTATTTCCGAAGCTATAAAAGTGGCACTCATAAAAGATGCTTCTTTTTTTGACTGGATAGAGAATAATGCGCAGGCTCTTAACAACAGAGAAGTTTCGGTTATGGAAACGCTTATTATTCGTTGTGCTGCTTTGCATACCGATCATATTTCTAAAAATGGGGATCCCTTTGAGAAAGGTTCATCTCGTCCATTAGACTTTGGACATTGGGCAGCCCACAAAATGGAACAGCTTACTAATTATGAAATTACCCACGGAGAAGCCGTAGCAATTGGTATAGCCCTCGATGTTACTTACTCTTTTTTGATACATAGAATTGATGCACTGAGTCTGGAACGAATTTTAAAATGTTTCCTAACATTGGGTTTTGCAATAACACACCCGGTTCTTGATGCTCATTTAGAGGAGGTAATTAGAGGATTAGAAGAGTTCAGAGAGCATCTTGGCGGCCGGCTTACGATCATGTTGATAAATGAAATAGGTATTGGTGAAGAGGTACATGCACTGGATAAAGAGATAATTATACAATCGGTTCAGTATCTCAATTCATTTTGTCAGCTAAATACAGAAGTATGTTAA
- the eboC gene encoding UbiA-like protein EboC (EboC, a homolog the polyprenyltransferase UbiA, belongs to system of proteins involved in the trafficking of precursor metabolites to an extracytoplasmic compartment so that the biosynthesis of certain natural products, such as scytonemin, can be completed.) translates to MSGKLFYLVTLVRPANIVTAVTDILAGIAVSGLLVLNGNNENGIQNVLLLVLSTIGLYGGGIVFNDIFDLEADTINRPERVLPRGLVSKDEAILLGSFMLLAGIGFAFAVSVLSGMLAAVIGVLALTYDKISKHYSIAGPLNMGLCRGGNLLLGMSINNDAVFTYWYIGIIPILFIAAITLTAKKEASGNNKSAILTALILDAIVVVLFIFIGYKLEFRFWQLLPFLLFWYGINFFAKYKAFLYNQPVAIQKAVKTGVLSLIPLNASYVAGSAGLVYALFVLALLPISILLSKKFAVT, encoded by the coding sequence ATGTCAGGTAAGTTATTCTATTTAGTAACCTTAGTGCGTCCCGCAAATATTGTTACGGCAGTGACTGATATTCTTGCGGGGATTGCTGTTTCCGGGCTTTTAGTTTTGAATGGCAACAATGAGAATGGGATACAGAATGTGTTGCTGCTCGTGCTTTCTACAATTGGCTTGTATGGAGGGGGTATTGTATTTAATGATATTTTCGATTTGGAAGCAGATACCATAAATCGGCCGGAAAGAGTACTCCCACGTGGGTTGGTGAGCAAAGATGAAGCTATTTTACTGGGCAGTTTTATGTTACTGGCAGGAATCGGATTTGCTTTTGCGGTATCAGTTCTCAGTGGTATGCTGGCAGCGGTAATTGGTGTATTGGCTCTTACTTATGATAAAATAAGTAAACATTATTCCATTGCAGGTCCATTAAACATGGGACTTTGTCGGGGAGGAAATTTGCTTTTAGGGATGAGCATCAATAATGACGCCGTTTTTACTTATTGGTACATTGGCATTATTCCTATTTTATTTATTGCAGCCATCACACTTACGGCTAAAAAAGAAGCTTCGGGAAATAATAAGTCCGCTATACTGACTGCTCTGATACTCGATGCAATAGTAGTTGTTCTGTTTATTTTTATAGGATACAAGCTTGAATTTAGATTTTGGCAGCTCCTGCCTTTTCTTCTTTTTTGGTACGGAATTAATTTTTTTGCAAAATACAAAGCTTTCCTTTACAATCAGCCGGTTGCGATACAAAAGGCGGTAAAAACAGGGGTATTATCCCTAATTCCTCTTAATGCAAGTTATGTAGCAGGTTCGGCAGGACTGGTATACGCATTGTTTGTACTGGCCTTGTTGCCAATATCGATTTTATTATCTAAAAAGTTTGCCGTAACCTGA
- a CDS encoding TatD family hydrolase: MYYIDPHIHMVSRTTDDYQAMRAAGIVAVIEPAFWLGQARTEASSFKDYFSTLVGWERFRASQFGIKHYCTIGLNSKEANNEALAEKVMDLLPLFAAKEGVVAIGEIGYDDQTPAEDKYFRLQIDLALKFNLPIMVHTPHRDKKNGTIRSMDVLEEHGVAPHMVVIDHNNEETAKQVLDRGYWAAFTIYPNTKMGNERMVEVVKQYGSERIIVDSSADWGVSDPLSVPKTAALMLERGIAKEDVHLTCYKNALTAYSQSGQMNEEDWKNEITITQDSLFEGSSVLRGQESKEIVYPKIIIEN; this comes from the coding sequence ATGTATTACATTGACCCACATATTCACATGGTATCCAGAACAACAGATGATTACCAGGCAATGCGTGCTGCAGGTATTGTAGCTGTTATTGAACCGGCATTTTGGCTTGGCCAGGCACGAACAGAAGCTTCTTCTTTTAAGGATTATTTCAGCACCTTGGTGGGGTGGGAAAGATTCAGAGCTTCACAATTCGGAATTAAGCATTATTGTACTATAGGGCTAAACTCTAAAGAAGCCAACAATGAAGCTCTGGCAGAAAAAGTGATGGATTTATTACCGTTGTTTGCAGCAAAAGAAGGAGTAGTGGCAATTGGAGAAATTGGTTATGACGATCAGACTCCGGCCGAAGATAAATATTTCAGACTACAGATCGATTTGGCTTTGAAATTTAATTTGCCGATAATGGTTCATACCCCGCATCGGGATAAAAAAAATGGAACCATCAGAAGTATGGATGTGCTGGAAGAACATGGAGTGGCTCCTCATATGGTGGTAATCGACCACAATAACGAAGAAACAGCCAAACAGGTTTTAGATCGCGGATATTGGGCTGCTTTTACCATTTATCCCAATACCAAAATGGGGAATGAACGGATGGTAGAGGTTGTAAAGCAGTACGGATCTGAACGTATTATTGTAGACAGTTCTGCCGATTGGGGAGTAAGTGATCCTTTATCTGTTCCTAAAACGGCAGCTTTAATGCTTGAAAGAGGAATTGCTAAAGAAGATGTTCATCTAACCTGCTATAAAAATGCCTTAACGGCTTATTCTCAAAGCGGGCAAATGAATGAAGAAGACTGGAAAAATGAAATCACTATCACTCAGGATTCTTTATTTGAAGGAAGCAGTGTGCTCAGAGGACAGGAATCTAAAGAAATTGTATATCCAAAAATCATTATAGAAAACTAG
- a CDS encoding EboA domain-containing protein — MKTDRTATAIRINSAEIIRTLIRQKLSEAESDWMESHIWFENNTQFFQTFGLVTRKISPIIPKWTLQETILLEELYPGFTTANWDLQQLCRSLLMMHLPEHQNIETIKNLAEMADIKELVSLYKGLFFLKNAEEFILTIQEGIRTNMVAVFDAVALGNPFAAKYLPVDAWNQLVLKALFMGRPLYQIIGLKLRKNEKLALIINDYIHERWSAGRLVSPEIWRLTAGFVNREIADDLTKAIGTGELLTQVAAVKVLKESIFFKENEISEEVLSQSTATWDEIGTQYYSLLKI; from the coding sequence ATGAAAACGGATAGGACAGCAACAGCAATAAGAATTAATTCAGCAGAAATAATACGAACTCTAATTCGACAGAAACTTTCAGAAGCTGAATCAGATTGGATGGAAAGCCATATCTGGTTTGAGAACAACACACAGTTTTTTCAGACTTTTGGTTTAGTTACCAGGAAAATTTCGCCAATAATTCCAAAATGGACCTTGCAGGAAACTATTTTGCTGGAAGAATTGTATCCCGGCTTTACAACAGCTAATTGGGATCTGCAGCAGCTTTGCCGTAGTTTGTTAATGATGCACCTTCCAGAGCATCAAAATATTGAAACAATAAAGAACCTGGCAGAAATGGCAGACATAAAAGAGTTAGTCAGTTTGTATAAGGGACTTTTTTTCTTAAAAAATGCAGAGGAATTTATTTTGACAATTCAGGAAGGAATCAGAACCAATATGGTTGCAGTGTTTGATGCTGTAGCCTTAGGGAATCCTTTTGCAGCAAAATACCTGCCGGTTGATGCATGGAATCAGTTGGTGCTGAAAGCCCTTTTTATGGGGCGTCCATTGTATCAAATTATTGGCTTAAAACTACGTAAAAATGAAAAGCTGGCCTTAATTATAAACGATTATATTCACGAACGCTGGTCGGCAGGACGATTAGTATCACCGGAAATTTGGAGATTGACAGCCGGTTTTGTAAACCGGGAAATAGCAGACGATCTGACAAAAGCAATAGGAACCGGAGAGTTATTGACCCAAGTGGCTGCGGTAAAAGTGCTGAAAGAGAGTATTTTTTTTAAAGAAAATGAAATTTCTGAAGAGGTATTATCTCAAAGCACGGCAACATGGGATGAAATAGGAACCCAATATTATTCACTATTAAAAATTTAG
- a CDS encoding VOC family protein, with protein sequence MKFKSKAVVIKVSVSDILKSKKFYEEILDFKTDGRYTLNSDGNFGTESFIQLYLEHKNKDGFMLGLYKDIDTPFYPLPETGTVPSFIVKDIQATLDYFRVNGVVIDEIDGVVINSNTSDDGYEDRFFFFRDPDNNSLVVRENILK encoded by the coding sequence ATGAAATTTAAGTCAAAAGCAGTAGTGATAAAAGTATCAGTCAGTGATATTCTTAAATCTAAAAAATTCTATGAGGAAATCCTTGATTTTAAAACAGATGGTAGATATACGCTCAACTCTGATGGGAATTTTGGCACAGAATCCTTTATACAACTGTATTTAGAGCATAAGAACAAAGATGGTTTTATGCTGGGATTATACAAAGATATTGACACTCCTTTTTACCCACTACCGGAAACAGGAACAGTTCCGAGCTTTATTGTAAAGGATATTCAGGCAACGCTTGATTATTTTAGAGTCAATGGAGTGGTGATCGATGAAATAGACGGTGTTGTAATCAATTCTAATACTTCAGATGACGGGTATGAAGATCGTTTTTTCTTTTTTAGAGATCCGGATAATAATTCACTGGTTGTCAGGGAAAACATTTTAAAGTAA
- a CDS encoding ferritin-like domain-containing protein has protein sequence MIFLKTIKIETLSDLKNALQTAIELEHSTIPPYLTANFTLFETGNDQISNLIGSVVREEMLHLSIACNILNAVGGSPVINKPGFIPLYPGPLPGSVVDGLQVPLKKFSLDLVKDVFMSIEEPEDPIDIHNRLMVSNVITIGVFYTRIKEIIVELEAAAKAEGKTIFVGNPNYQMTFEKFYDASLLFPIVDEATAIRGIDIIIDQGEGTTTDPFVSSADDGNVPELAHYYRFEEIYKGKTIQADPEGGYMFGDPLIAFNPELVPNMWPNPKMNDYPKDSQAYINSKFFNYNYTSLLNSLHETFNGEPEKISTAMGVMYSLRLYALKLLAIPDPNHPGFVTGPSFEYVVGE, from the coding sequence ATGATATTCTTAAAAACGATAAAAATTGAGACTCTCTCCGATCTAAAAAATGCGCTGCAAACTGCCATTGAGTTAGAACATTCCACAATTCCGCCCTACTTAACAGCAAATTTTACGCTATTTGAGACCGGTAATGATCAAATATCAAACCTGATAGGTTCTGTAGTTCGTGAAGAAATGCTGCATTTATCTATAGCCTGCAATATATTGAATGCTGTAGGAGGAAGTCCGGTTATTAATAAACCTGGTTTTATACCACTATACCCGGGGCCTTTACCAGGCTCTGTAGTTGATGGATTACAGGTGCCGCTCAAAAAGTTTTCTTTAGATCTTGTGAAAGATGTTTTTATGTCAATTGAAGAGCCAGAAGATCCAATTGATATCCATAATCGTTTGATGGTCTCTAATGTAATTACCATAGGAGTGTTTTATACCAGAATAAAAGAAATAATAGTAGAACTTGAAGCTGCTGCAAAAGCGGAAGGAAAAACAATATTTGTTGGAAATCCAAACTATCAAATGACCTTTGAAAAATTTTATGATGCATCTTTATTATTCCCTATTGTCGATGAGGCAACTGCTATAAGAGGTATAGATATCATTATTGATCAGGGTGAAGGAACAACAACAGATCCATTTGTAAGTTCTGCAGACGATGGAAATGTTCCTGAACTGGCGCACTACTACCGTTTTGAAGAAATTTATAAGGGTAAAACAATACAGGCAGACCCTGAGGGAGGGTATATGTTTGGGGATCCATTAATTGCGTTTAATCCTGAATTAGTACCAAATATGTGGCCAAATCCTAAAATGAATGATTATCCAAAGGATTCTCAGGCTTATATTAATAGTAAGTTCTTTAATTACAACTACACTTCTTTGCTTAATAGTTTGCATGAAACTTTTAATGGAGAACCAGAGAAGATTAGTACCGCAATGGGGGTAATGTATTCTTTGCGATTATATGCTCTTAAGTTGCTGGCGATTCCCGATCCTAATCACCCTGGTTTTGTAACGGGGCCTAGTTTTGAATATGTTGTTGGGGAATAA